aaaaatttgatgactcgagaagacaaaagaaaacccGATTTTCCTCGAATCAGGTCAAAACATTACAACAATTCTCCTCTGTCACAAGAAAAAGATGCTCGTACGCAAGCCCCGCGCACATACACAAACAAGAGATTCACGCGGGTGGAAAAACGGCAGCATATATGTAGCATGAAATTGAAGCATGCAGAAGAGCGTTTACTTACCCGAAATTCGAAGAAACGGTGCGGCTGATGGCGAATTTCCTCCTATTGAGTTGTCAGCATGCTCATAGTTTTTATACTTGGAATTCGTGGTAGGTGGCTAAGGTATTTGGTATAAATATGTGCTGGATGATTTGACCGGtggtatttatgatatattttatgatACAGATTCGAGAGAAAATATTATTGTTTACTGAtgacagataaaaatttgtgagacgatttcgaaagagacctactcaaagtATTTATGCAGGCCAgacatttatatttaaaaaatagaaataatattaaaaattattgatACCTCAcgcaataataaaataatgaattaaaaaaataaagacaaaaacatgatgccttctggtaataatataataataaaagacaATCACGTGATGAACATCCATCATTTATCACATGCGTTTGGTAGCAccaatatttttatttcaatttttcgTCACCAAAAATTtacagaaatttattttttacaaatgaaattaaaaaattttgaactccaaactttttattattatcatcattattattatttaattatatgttattcttttaaaaaattaaatcaagtaGAAATTGCAAGTCAAAGGTCGACCTAATGGCTTTTAATAGAACCGTACAATTTAACCAACCATAAATTACATTATGTCACGTTTAGATTGATGAGTTCAAAATCCAtaaattttaattgaatttaaatttattttttttaaaaaaaatcgaaatcaTAAACTTCAAATCGATCTCGCTGTATTCATATAGTAGTACTTCATCTTAGATTAGATGCGTTTCAAATTTATCCAACAATaatgtcatttaaaatatattataatttccAGAGACGATCactcatgaaaaaattattttacatgtcaaaaaatattatttttattatgaatatgaaTAGATTTGACTAGTCTCACGAAAATTCTGTAAAAcgatttcacaaaatatgtacTCGTAATTATAACCGAAATTACACACtcaatgatttatgattatttaaatgacTTCTTTCTAAATATGACAACTTTTGACGTTGAGTTTTCACCAATCTTGTCAACTGGAACATTTTTTatcttataattataatatatagttgtgatattttcaccaatttcaTGTGTTAGGTGGCCGCAGACAAATTGTCAAATTTGCCAGTGCCACaaacatattttattattatagtctgtttcatatataataatatattaccaacttttaaaatacatacatatatatatatttgcatgTGACAGCCCTATCAGCAAATTTCTTGGGCATCTATGGTCAACAATATttcatcaaaattatttttcataaaatgtATCGAAGGACCCAAAATATTAATCCATACTAAATAAATTTTTCCTACTACATGGCAATTTAAATTGTGAAAACATTTTATATACAATTAGaatgtttttaatatttattaaagaGGGAAATTAAAAGGCACTCGCGTTAAAAAGCAGAGCGTAGGCCCATTAAGAATAGCTCAATAAGCAACTGGGCCTAGGAGCCCCGCGTAGCCCAATAGGAGTGGAATTTGGGCTGGTTTATTGTGCTTTCCCGAACTCCGGCTAGACCAAAGTATTAGCTCCGACCTGAAGGCTTATTCCCACCGCCTGAACCCTGTACGTCGTCGTCCATAGCTCCTCGTTTCCTATCGTCGCGGAAACAATGGAGACTGTCATGCAGAAGATTAGAGACATCGAAGATGAGGTGATTGAAAAATTGTCCTTGTATTTATTGAGAAGCAAATTATCAAGATTTTGATCGTTTTTTTCATGCGATATGTTTGCTTCTTTTAACTTCAGGAAGTGCTTTCGTTCGTTTCTTGGTTTTTAGCTGATTTTATTGGCCAAAGAATTGTGTAAAACTGTGTTCGACGAGATGTGATGAGGAAATTGATAGGTTTTTGTGTTATTAGCGAAGTGAGTCTGAAAAACTGTTAGATCAGTGGTGAGTACTTAACCCAAAAAAGTGGGAGTTAGTCTCACATTGAGACATGAAGCCAAGAATGATTTTCCTTATTAGCTTCAAGTTTGAGTTAGGATTTGGATCCTAATGGACACCAGAAGTTTTTGAAAGAGAGAGACACTCATGGGTTGAGTTTCGGTGAAACACATGTGTACGGGCTGTCCGGCCTAAACCGATCCGACCTGATGCTGTATTTTGACCGTATTAATCTtttggacaaaatttatttgaaaaataatttttattttggaaaaaacaaAGTTTGCACCCGTCCGGTCCCAACTACTGCGTCCAAAAGTTTGCACACCCTCTAATCCGAACCAATGCGTCCGTGTGATTGTTTGGTGCAGAACCGCGCGTCCCATGACTTATCACATAAAAGTGTATCCTGGGTCCTCTGATTTATCACAACCGATGACTCACTTTATATCTGCAATTATTCATCAGAAGATAAGATGTCCTTTCTCTCGTGTGGTGGAGCGGAAACTGTCTTTTATATTCGCTCCAAATACGTCTTAGAACGGCATTTACAATTGAATTGAAGTAACACAAATTTTTCTATGGTTACGAATGATGGGGAGGGTGATATCAATTAGTGAATGTTttgttttttataatatttgtggcACTATATAAAAcactataattattttaatgtcaAGTATCTGttgccaaaaaaataataaataacaaatttaaaaaaaaaaacaatcctTATACTTGAGAATAACGATAGTAATCAAagggcacaagagattgaaagTGCAGCAAGCATTTCATCGACGTTATCAGGCCTTGAAGACACAACATTTGAAATAGCTGCAAACGTTACTCCTTGCCTGCAGCAGAAATAATACAAAATCTTATTGAATGGGATCAGGTTGGCATGGATATAAAAATGTTCCTGATAACATACATTCCATGTGAAACCACATGTGCTTTAAGGTGGTCCAGATGTAACAGGATACTTTTCAACTTTAGGAAGTACCCAAGGTTGCTTTCTCCATCAAGCACACACCCATCTCTTGCATGTTATTTGAATATTTTGTGCCCTGTGGTACATGATCTAGGATCACATACACTAAAATGATGACAATTGAATGCTTCATGACAACAACAAGAGCATCTCAATTCAAAAGTATAGCTATCTTTTAAACAAATTGAGCCAAAGCAAAAGCATGTTTCCACCAAGAGTAAGAAGCCATTCTATATAGCTGATAGATTGAGTCCTAACGAACATAAATCATCGAGCAATTCTAAGTTTTAATTCTATAGCGCTGTTTGGTTGACCTAAAATTTGATAGGGAGCAAGAATCAAACTCTCATCTATTAGACATCATTTTAATGCTAGTGAGCATTCATCCTGCGCAAGAATCGAATCAAACTCTCTATATGATCCATTCTTGAATGGCTTATTTACATAAACGCTAAGGAAAACAATTATCTCTAAGATCATCTACTGTCATTCCATCATATACCTTCTTTTACGTTCTTCTATCAGCGTCTGTAAAGAACTTGTCTAGAGTTAGCAAATCAATACTAGATTAGATATTGACTGCTCCTAAGTAGCAACTACTTGTCTCTAAACTCAAAAGATACACATTTTCGACACGGCAAAATGTAATCATACTTAAAGATGGGGAAAGGATCATACTGTTGGAGAATTACTCTGATGATTATCGAGATGATCGTCGTCGTGGGGTTTGTTCAAATCTCTTGTGTTTAAAGAAATGAGGTTTTCCTCATTTCCAAGACTGGCTCTTGATGGACCCCTCTTGTTCTGTTTCCTCGTTTCTCTGATTTTCGAGAAATCCATCGAGTAGTCAGGTAACTGTCTCTTTTGATCCCAGTCGCCAAATTGTGGCACAGAGAGCCATGGTGAATTCTTCTGTGGAAAATAGAGAACTTTCAGCTAATGACACCTAAAAATCAAATGAGTAAACTTTGTAGGTCTAATTACAAGCAAAAAAGGCTCTCCTGAAATTCCAGTAAGATCTTGATTCTGTCATACAAACCACAATTAAAGCATAGGAATGATAAAGTTGAGATTTTTCCATGAAGTTGGCACCTCTCACATGAGAGAAGTTTAAagaatttttctttcttcacaGAGAAAGAAAAGTAAGCACGTACAAATATCCCATTGATTTTCGAATATTGCCTGAGCAACAAAAAAAGCAATAACAACAGTGGTTCGAATATAATCCCAAAACAAAAACTTGAGGCTAAACTGTGCACACACCAAGACACAGGGCCAAAGCACAAAACTTGAACTACTTATTTAGAGCTTCCTTCATGAAGGTTGCAATGACACGAAATATTCGAAAAATGCGTCGAACCCTTCTGagatttgaattatcatccattaACAGAAACAGAGTCCTCCAAAACAAATAAAGACCCTTTTTAGTTTTACCTCCTTGCGGTCGTCCTCCATTTGATAACAGCAAAATGTTTTCAATTTCTTGAAAAGACTGCACTTTCTAttcttttttaagaaaatgaacagGATCCACAGTTTCAACTTTCAAAATGCATGTGCTCGAAGAAAGAAAAGACAGAAGAAACAC
This sequence is a window from Primulina tabacum isolate GXHZ01 chromosome 17, ASM2559414v2, whole genome shotgun sequence. Protein-coding genes within it:
- the LOC142531185 gene encoding uncharacterized protein LOC142531185, whose translation is MEDDRKEKNSPWLSVPQFGDWDQKRQLPDYSMDFSKIRETRKQNKRGPSRASLGNEENLISLNTRDLNKPHDDDHLDNHQSNSPTARSNVCSYFKCCVFKA